The Dehalococcoidia bacterium genome has a segment encoding these proteins:
- a CDS encoding VOC family protein, with protein MTTSERAQATPVAVQPAGLNHLVLNVKDLERSHAFWTEIIGFKQVGQSRPESSFQMRFYAGSEGARHHDLALAQIVEPEQVADPSEDWSMRGRAPGVNHIAIKYPDRESWLRQIAFLQSKGVKFHSRVEHGMTHSVYISDPDNHGIEVLYELPAEVWEDDIAAALLWARRLPTEGPEALEDSTDYTVFGKEQSG; from the coding sequence GTGACCACAAGCGAACGAGCCCAGGCGACGCCGGTGGCGGTACAGCCGGCCGGCCTCAACCACCTCGTGCTGAATGTGAAGGACCTCGAACGCTCGCACGCCTTCTGGACGGAGATCATCGGCTTCAAACAGGTGGGCCAGTCGCGGCCGGAGAGCTCCTTCCAAATGCGCTTCTACGCCGGCTCGGAAGGCGCCCGCCATCACGACCTGGCGCTGGCGCAGATCGTCGAGCCGGAGCAGGTGGCGGATCCGTCCGAGGACTGGAGCATGCGCGGGCGGGCGCCGGGCGTGAACCACATCGCGATCAAGTACCCGGACCGCGAGTCCTGGCTGCGGCAGATCGCCTTCTTGCAGAGCAAAGGCGTGAAGTTCCACAGCCGCGTCGAGCACGGCATGACGCACAGCGTCTACATCTCCGACCCGGACAACCACGGCATCGAGGTGCTGTACGAGCTGCCGGCCGAAGTCTGGGAGGATGACATTGCCGCGGCGCTGCTCTGGGCGCGGCGCCTGCCGACGGAAGGCCCAGAGGCGCTGGAGGACAGCACCGACTACACGGTCTTCGGCAAAGAGCAGTCGGGCTGA
- a CDS encoding cobalamin-independent methionine synthase II family protein: protein MKHSTDRILTTHAGSLVRPPEIIAVMAAREARQPYDQAAFSGQLHDGVAEVVREQAAAGVDIPSDGEYGKVGWTNYVTERISGLEARPFEPGRARQIFGKDREDFADFYAAWNRHERTMWLPPAQAAAPATSSLIAWECTGPIKYTGQQAIQTDIANFKAALNGVRVQGAFEDAFLPVSAPGSAEATRLNQYYPSEEAYLYALADALKEEYRAIVDAGLLVQVDDAFLPALYDRLLLSGSLEDYRKFSHLRVEAVNHALKGIPEDRVRYHICWGSWNGPHSTDVPLKEIVDLVLEVNAGAYSIEAANPRHEHEWRVWENVKLPEGKILIPGVVTHSTNIIEHPELVAERITRFARLVGRENVIAGTDCGFSQIWNLIRTHPSIQWAKLRALAEGARLATQQLW, encoded by the coding sequence ATGAAGCACAGTACCGACCGCATCCTGACTACGCACGCCGGCAGCCTGGTGCGTCCGCCGGAGATCATCGCCGTGATGGCGGCGCGGGAGGCGCGGCAGCCGTACGACCAGGCGGCGTTTTCCGGCCAGTTGCATGACGGCGTGGCCGAAGTCGTGCGTGAGCAGGCGGCGGCCGGCGTCGATATTCCCAGCGACGGCGAGTACGGCAAGGTCGGCTGGACCAACTACGTGACCGAGCGCATCTCCGGCCTGGAGGCGCGCCCGTTCGAGCCGGGCCGGGCACGCCAGATCTTCGGCAAGGACCGCGAGGACTTCGCCGACTTCTACGCCGCCTGGAACCGGCACGAGCGCACGATGTGGCTGCCGCCGGCGCAGGCCGCGGCGCCGGCGACGTCCTCGCTGATCGCCTGGGAGTGCACGGGGCCGATAAAGTACACGGGGCAGCAGGCGATCCAGACCGACATCGCCAACTTCAAGGCGGCGCTGAATGGCGTGCGGGTCCAGGGCGCGTTTGAAGACGCGTTCCTGCCTGTCTCCGCGCCGGGCAGCGCCGAGGCGACGCGGCTGAATCAGTACTATCCCAGTGAGGAAGCCTATCTCTACGCCCTAGCCGACGCCTTGAAGGAGGAGTACCGCGCGATCGTCGATGCCGGCCTGCTGGTGCAGGTGGACGACGCCTTCCTGCCCGCGCTCTACGACCGGCTGCTGCTGAGCGGCTCGCTGGAGGACTACCGCAAGTTCTCTCATCTGCGCGTGGAGGCGGTGAACCACGCGCTGAAGGGCATCCCTGAAGACCGCGTGCGCTACCACATCTGCTGGGGAAGCTGGAACGGGCCGCACTCCACCGACGTGCCGCTGAAGGAGATCGTGGACCTCGTGCTGGAGGTGAACGCCGGCGCCTACTCAATCGAGGCTGCCAACCCACGGCACGAGCACGAGTGGCGCGTGTGGGAGAATGTAAAACTGCCGGAGGGCAAGATCCTGATCCCCGGCGTGGTGACGCACTCGACCAACATCATCGAGCACCCCGAGCTCGTGGCCGAGCGCATTACCCGTTTTGCCAGGCTCGTGGGCCGCGAGAACGTGATCGCGGGCACGGACTGCGGCTTCTCGCAGATCTGGAACCTGATCCGCACGCATCCCTCGATCCAGTGGGCGAAGCTGCGGGCGCTCGCCGAAGGCGCCCGCCTGGCGACACAGCAGCTCTGGTGA
- a CDS encoding ABC transporter substrate-binding protein produces the protein MQPYRSQTGALRRPSRRQFLVGGAGLTGTAAFLLACGGGNNNKAASTTNSSGAKPAASAAGAASTAAGTPAAAAAATQTPKKGGRISQLAAITTQTLNPITNWNEGTILSGVSLYDRLVSTRLNKDSATEYVPEAAASVEQPDPLTVVFKLRPGMKYHNHEPVNGRAVAADDIVETEKYIKDNPASQDKSFQTLSMDSVTAADDQTVSFKLKAPNAYLFSGTQLSYPAGGSIIIPKETLSNLDQGWQVGSGPYQLSNFQMNVNYLYKRFDGYHGASQGLPYIDEREWKIIVDPAAGESAFRSEQVQIWAPPIPQTADTVAKDLGAKIAMENFLSLSMVTLSFNVAKPPWNDARVRQAMYRFTNRQQYLDLIESGKGQIPAGLLSVGLKDYQLDASQTAKYWANDLKQAKQLLDAAGYDYNHQVEMSTIDGPRNNQGMQIFQQQAAQVGMKVQITPMQFAEWLNQKILTGNWEAWYSQHPTYDSPHIYLRLQATNTYSVHKYNGLKDPTIDAMIEKSEQTLDHASRVQQVKDIQLALLDKYTPFFLTHNYTAYLARYKYVMDLEINPASTAEPTYNTQMWLNKA, from the coding sequence ATGCAACCGTATCGTTCTCAGACGGGAGCACTGCGCCGGCCGAGCCGGCGGCAATTCCTGGTCGGTGGGGCGGGGCTGACAGGGACGGCCGCCTTCCTGCTCGCCTGCGGCGGCGGCAACAACAACAAGGCCGCCAGTACAACGAACAGCTCCGGCGCCAAACCCGCGGCCTCCGCGGCCGGCGCCGCGAGCACCGCTGCCGGCACTCCGGCCGCCGCGGCGGCCGCCACGCAGACGCCCAAGAAGGGCGGGCGCATCAGCCAGCTCGCCGCGATCACGACGCAGACGCTGAACCCGATCACCAACTGGAACGAGGGCACGATCCTCTCGGGCGTCTCGCTCTACGACCGGCTCGTCTCCACGCGGCTGAACAAGGACTCGGCCACCGAGTACGTGCCGGAGGCCGCGGCGAGCGTGGAGCAGCCCGACCCGCTCACCGTCGTCTTCAAGCTGCGGCCCGGGATGAAATATCACAACCACGAGCCCGTCAACGGCCGCGCCGTCGCCGCCGACGACATCGTGGAGACCGAGAAGTACATCAAGGACAACCCGGCCTCGCAGGACAAGTCGTTCCAGACCCTCTCGATGGACAGCGTGACGGCGGCGGACGATCAGACCGTCAGCTTCAAGCTGAAGGCGCCGAACGCCTACCTGTTCAGCGGCACGCAGCTCAGCTACCCTGCCGGCGGCTCGATCATCATTCCCAAGGAGACGCTGAGCAACCTCGACCAGGGCTGGCAGGTGGGCAGCGGCCCCTACCAGCTCTCCAACTTCCAGATGAACGTGAACTACCTGTACAAGCGCTTCGACGGCTACCACGGCGCCAGCCAGGGACTGCCCTACATCGACGAGCGCGAGTGGAAGATCATCGTCGACCCGGCGGCAGGCGAGTCCGCCTTCCGCAGCGAGCAGGTGCAGATCTGGGCGCCGCCGATTCCGCAGACGGCGGACACGGTAGCCAAGGACCTGGGCGCCAAGATCGCGATGGAGAACTTCCTTTCGCTGTCGATGGTGACGCTCTCCTTCAACGTGGCCAAGCCGCCGTGGAACGACGCGCGCGTGCGCCAGGCGATGTACCGCTTCACCAACCGCCAGCAGTACCTCGACCTGATCGAGTCGGGCAAGGGCCAGATCCCGGCGGGGCTGCTCTCGGTGGGCCTCAAGGACTACCAGCTCGACGCGTCGCAGACGGCGAAGTACTGGGCGAACGACCTCAAGCAGGCCAAGCAACTGCTGGACGCGGCCGGCTACGACTACAACCACCAGGTCGAGATGTCCACGATCGACGGCCCGCGCAATAACCAGGGCATGCAGATCTTCCAGCAGCAGGCGGCGCAGGTCGGCATGAAGGTGCAGATCACGCCGATGCAGTTCGCCGAGTGGCTGAACCAGAAGATCCTCACCGGCAACTGGGAGGCCTGGTACTCGCAGCACCCGACCTACGACTCACCGCACATCTACCTGCGCCTGCAGGCAACGAACACCTACAGCGTGCACAAGTACAACGGCCTGAAGGATCCGACGATCGACGCCATGATCGAGAAGTCGGAGCAAACGCTCGACCACGCGTCGCGCGTGCAGCAGGTGAAGGATATCCAGCTCGCGCTGCTCGACAAGTACACGCCGTTCTTCCTCACGCACAACTACACGGCCTACCTGGCGCGCTACAAGTACGTGATGGACCTCGAGATCAACCCGGCGTCCACCGCGGAGCCGACCTACAATACGCAGATGTGGCTGAACAAGGCGTAA
- a CDS encoding ABC transporter permease, with protein sequence MASASEAVVLGTRAESAESRFVRRALSMMRRQPLGVFGALICVAFVMVAFAAPLLAPHDPHIFVGPRLGGPSHRFPLGTNNLGQDVLARTIYGAQVSLIVGVASVLLGTVVGTALGLVAAYFGGWVDSGVQRALEVVASFPGLMLILVVVAALGRPSVAHNVNMLTLGWELRVVVIAVGIGFIFATTRIVRSVALTERHAPYVEAAMACGAGWARIMLRHLLPNVMAYIIVGVSVTLGLAILAEASLSFLGYGVPPGTPAWGTDLSGINRQFFLQAPWLVLAPGGAISLTLLGFNFLGDALRDELDPRLRGR encoded by the coding sequence ATGGCGAGCGCCTCAGAGGCGGTGGTGCTGGGCACGCGGGCGGAGTCCGCCGAGTCGCGCTTCGTGCGCCGTGCGCTGAGCATGATGCGGCGCCAGCCGCTGGGGGTGTTTGGCGCCCTGATCTGCGTGGCCTTCGTGATGGTGGCCTTCGCCGCGCCGCTGCTGGCGCCGCACGACCCGCACATCTTCGTCGGGCCGCGGCTCGGCGGTCCGAGCCACCGCTTCCCGCTGGGCACCAACAACCTGGGACAGGACGTGCTGGCGCGCACGATCTACGGCGCCCAGGTGTCGCTGATCGTCGGCGTCGCCTCGGTCTTGCTGGGCACCGTGGTGGGTACGGCGCTGGGCCTCGTCGCGGCCTACTTCGGCGGCTGGGTGGACTCTGGCGTGCAGCGGGCGCTGGAGGTGGTCGCCTCGTTTCCGGGGCTGATGCTGATCCTCGTCGTCGTGGCGGCGCTGGGCCGGCCGAGCGTGGCGCACAACGTGAACATGCTGACGCTCGGCTGGGAGCTGCGCGTGGTCGTCATCGCGGTGGGCATTGGCTTCATCTTCGCGACCACGCGCATCGTGCGCTCGGTGGCGCTCACGGAGCGCCACGCGCCCTACGTCGAGGCGGCGATGGCCTGCGGCGCCGGCTGGGCACGGATCATGCTCCGGCACCTGCTGCCCAACGTGATGGCCTACATCATCGTCGGGGTCAGCGTCACGCTCGGCCTGGCGATCCTGGCGGAGGCGTCGCTCTCGTTCCTCGGCTACGGCGTGCCGCCGGGCACCCCGGCCTGGGGCACCGACCTTTCCGGCATCAATCGCCAGTTCTTCCTGCAGGCGCCCTGGCTGGTGCTGGCGCCCGGCGGCGCGATCAGCCTGACGCTGCTCGGCTTCAACTTTTTGGGCGACGCATTGCGCGACGAGCTGGATCCGCGCCTGCGCGGACGTTAA
- a CDS encoding ABC transporter permease, protein MQGYILRRLIGIAVNIVLVSIVIFLALRMVPQNVAADVLGQNATPEQYQAFNHKYGLDDPAPVQFVRWLGGVLHGDFGRSFRTNARVGVEFQRRFPITLEVVVLSFVFTAVMGVVFGAVSALRQNSPLDYGVRVFSIFGLSVPNFLLLTCLLIFPARWWGYAPRFGATSFFKDPSGNMQLYLPATFTLAVGAAATLMRLTRSAFLEVVRQDYVRTARAKGLRERVIVLRHELRNAMLPVLTLMGIQLGALLGGSIILEQVMGLPGLGTWALAAIGVNDYPVVMVVALFAAVTIMVINLIVDLSYVALDPRIRLAH, encoded by the coding sequence GTGCAAGGCTACATCCTGAGGCGGCTGATCGGCATCGCGGTCAACATCGTGCTCGTCAGCATCGTGATCTTCCTCGCCCTGCGGATGGTGCCGCAGAACGTGGCGGCCGATGTGTTGGGCCAGAACGCCACGCCCGAGCAGTATCAGGCCTTCAACCACAAGTACGGCCTGGACGATCCGGCGCCGGTGCAGTTCGTGCGCTGGCTGGGCGGCGTGCTGCACGGCGACTTTGGCCGCTCCTTCCGCACCAACGCGCGGGTGGGCGTGGAGTTTCAACGGCGCTTCCCGATCACCCTGGAAGTCGTCGTGCTCAGCTTCGTCTTCACCGCGGTGATGGGCGTGGTGTTCGGCGCCGTCTCCGCGCTCAGACAGAACTCGCCGCTGGACTACGGCGTGCGCGTGTTCTCGATCTTTGGCCTTTCCGTGCCCAACTTCCTGCTGCTCACCTGTCTGCTGATCTTCCCCGCCCGCTGGTGGGGCTACGCGCCGCGTTTCGGCGCCACCAGCTTCTTCAAAGACCCCTCCGGCAACATGCAACTCTACCTGCCGGCGACCTTCACCCTCGCCGTCGGCGCCGCGGCCACGCTGATGCGGCTGACCCGCTCGGCCTTCTTGGAAGTGGTGCGGCAGGACTACGTGCGCACGGCCCGCGCCAAGGGGCTGCGCGAACGCGTGATCGTGCTGCGCCATGAGCTGCGCAACGCCATGCTGCCGGTGCTGACGCTGATGGGCATCCAACTCGGCGCGCTGCTGGGCGGCTCGATCATTTTGGAGCAGGTGATGGGCCTGCCGGGGCTAGGCACCTGGGCGCTGGCCGCGATCGGCGTCAACGACTACCCGGTGGTGATGGTCGTCGCGCTCTTCGCCGCGGTTACGATCATGGTGATCAACTTGATCGTCGATCTGTCCTACGTTGCGCTCGATCCGCGCATTCGCCTGGCGCACTGA
- a CDS encoding bifunctional homocysteine S-methyltransferase/methylenetetrahydrofolate reductase, which translates to MNRSLPARTDGLLELPERLRTRVLVCDGAIGTMLHAAGVSLDLSLPELSVSRPELVRAVHGAYLAAGAELIETNSFGASRPRLARHGLESRVHEINFAAAAVARAAVAAADHPALVAGSVGPATPAGFHGHLPSETLQAAFHEQIAALHAGGVDLLLLETFGGLDELLEAIAAAGAAAPSIPVIAEMTFLEDGRTPAGETPAEVGSRLDGLALAAIGANCTLGPQGLLAVLRELGAHSSLPLAAQPNAGAPTFAGGRFRYTADPPYFARHARRFVELGAAIVGGCCGTTPAHVEAVAAAVSGLRPAARAAARRPRPRSDGQRTDSPAPAHSRMLERCAAGRFVLLGELPPPTGGSADEAVRAAALLKRAGCDAVLIGPPSSARAQASPTSLAALVQQRVEGLEAILGVAAWERSLMSLQADLLGASAFSIVHVLCRSGTPPLQGDYPNTGGIWDVDSLGLIQLVRALNGGRDHHGIPLARPTAFVVGAQVNPAAEDLDREIEETRRKIEAGVDFLITPPVYDLAALDRLLDAAGVRGDLPVLLGTMILRDFGHAEYLRHEVPGVAIPDRIVRRLRLAREDGPLVGRQIARELIAEARAGGRVRGAVLRAADGTTGEIVQLAQELAGGPANKLRTIERCKATS; encoded by the coding sequence ATGAACCGATCGCTGCCGGCCCGGACGGACGGGTTGCTCGAGCTCCCGGAGCGGCTGCGCACGCGGGTGCTGGTCTGCGACGGCGCGATCGGCACGATGCTGCACGCCGCCGGCGTCTCGCTCGACCTCTCGCTGCCTGAGCTGAGCGTTTCCCGGCCCGAGCTGGTGCGCGCTGTGCACGGCGCCTACCTGGCGGCCGGGGCGGAGTTGATCGAGACCAACAGCTTCGGTGCCTCGCGCCCGCGGCTGGCTCGCCACGGGCTCGAATCGCGGGTGCACGAGATCAATTTCGCCGCCGCCGCCGTGGCCAGGGCCGCCGTCGCCGCAGCCGATCACCCGGCGCTGGTGGCCGGCTCGGTCGGGCCGGCGACACCGGCCGGCTTTCACGGCCACCTGCCATCGGAGACGTTGCAGGCGGCCTTCCACGAGCAGATCGCGGCGCTGCACGCCGGCGGCGTCGATCTGCTGCTGCTGGAAACGTTCGGCGGTCTGGACGAGCTGCTGGAGGCGATCGCCGCGGCCGGAGCGGCGGCGCCCAGCATTCCCGTCATCGCAGAGATGACCTTTCTTGAGGACGGGCGCACCCCCGCGGGCGAAACGCCGGCCGAGGTCGGCAGCCGGCTCGACGGGCTGGCGCTGGCCGCGATCGGCGCCAACTGCACACTGGGGCCACAAGGACTGCTGGCGGTGCTGCGCGAGCTGGGCGCGCACAGCAGCCTGCCGCTGGCGGCGCAGCCGAACGCTGGGGCGCCGACCTTCGCCGGCGGCCGCTTCCGCTACACCGCCGACCCACCGTATTTTGCCCGCCACGCCCGCCGCTTCGTCGAGCTGGGCGCGGCGATCGTCGGTGGCTGCTGCGGCACCACGCCCGCACACGTGGAAGCCGTGGCCGCAGCGGTGAGCGGCCTGCGGCCGGCGGCGCGCGCGGCAGCACGGCGCCCGCGCCCGCGCTCCGACGGGCAGCGCACGGATTCACCGGCTCCGGCGCACAGCCGCATGCTGGAACGCTGCGCTGCGGGGCGCTTCGTGCTGCTGGGCGAGCTGCCGCCACCCACCGGAGGCAGCGCCGATGAAGCCGTGCGCGCTGCCGCTTTGCTTAAGCGGGCCGGCTGCGATGCGGTGTTGATCGGTCCGCCGAGCAGCGCCCGCGCCCAGGCGAGCCCGACCAGCCTGGCGGCGCTGGTGCAGCAGCGGGTGGAGGGGCTGGAGGCGATCCTCGGCGTCGCCGCCTGGGAACGCAGCCTGATGTCGCTGCAGGCCGATCTGCTCGGCGCCTCCGCCTTCAGCATCGTGCACGTGCTTTGCCGCTCGGGCACACCGCCTCTGCAGGGCGACTATCCCAACACCGGCGGCATCTGGGATGTGGATTCGCTGGGGTTGATCCAGCTCGTGCGCGCCCTGAACGGCGGGCGCGACCACCACGGCATCCCGCTCGCCCGGCCCACGGCTTTCGTCGTCGGCGCCCAGGTCAACCCGGCGGCCGAAGACCTGGACCGCGAGATTGAGGAAACCCGCCGCAAGATCGAGGCCGGCGTGGACTTCCTGATCACACCGCCCGTCTATGACCTGGCCGCGCTCGATCGGCTGCTGGACGCCGCGGGCGTGCGCGGCGACCTGCCCGTGCTGCTGGGCACGATGATCCTGCGCGACTTCGGCCACGCCGAATACCTGCGCCACGAAGTGCCCGGCGTGGCGATCCCCGATCGGATCGTGCGGCGTCTGCGGCTGGCGCGCGAAGACGGACCGCTGGTCGGCCGGCAGATCGCCCGCGAGCTGATCGCGGAGGCCCGTGCCGGGGGCCGCGTGCGCGGCGCCGTGCTCCGCGCGGCGGACGGCACGACGGGGGAGATCGTGCAACTCGCGCAAGAACTGGCCGGAGGACCGGCCAACAAGCTGAGGACGATCGAGCGGTGCAAGGCTACATCCTGA
- a CDS encoding bifunctional 5,10-methylenetetrahydrofolate dehydrogenase/5,10-methenyltetrahydrofolate cyclohydrolase, translating into MAELIKGSLVASHLRHQVRKEVAAWRAAGGAQPCLAVCLVGDDAASQVYMRRKQQACAAVGITSVRVDLPAETAQAELERLICRWNADPAIHGILVQLPLPPQIDRFAVLDRIDPAKDVDGMGSANMGSLILGAPRFVPCTPAAIIELLKYHGVSTCGKHVVIVNRGIVVGLPLAALLLQDHPFGNATVTVCHEHTQDVGRICRRGDIVVVAVGKPDAFTLRGDMVKRGAVVIDVGISREGRRLTGDVAFEEVAAKAALITPVPGGVGPCTIAMLLKNTLQAARAALILSPVIFH; encoded by the coding sequence ATGGCAGAACTGATCAAAGGCTCGCTTGTCGCCAGCCACCTGCGTCACCAGGTGCGCAAGGAAGTAGCGGCGTGGCGCGCCGCGGGCGGCGCGCAGCCCTGCCTGGCCGTCTGCCTGGTGGGCGACGACGCGGCCAGCCAGGTCTATATGCGGCGCAAGCAGCAGGCCTGCGCCGCCGTGGGCATCACGAGCGTGCGCGTGGACCTGCCCGCGGAGACGGCGCAGGCGGAGCTTGAGCGGCTGATCTGCCGCTGGAACGCCGACCCCGCCATCCACGGCATCCTTGTGCAGTTGCCGCTGCCCCCGCAGATCGACCGCTTCGCCGTGCTGGACCGCATCGATCCGGCCAAAGACGTGGACGGGATGGGCAGCGCGAATATGGGCAGCCTGATCCTGGGCGCGCCCCGCTTTGTCCCCTGCACGCCGGCGGCGATCATCGAGCTGCTCAAGTACCACGGTGTCTCGACCTGTGGGAAGCACGTGGTGATCGTGAACCGCGGCATCGTCGTCGGCCTGCCGCTGGCGGCGCTGCTCCTGCAGGACCACCCCTTCGGCAACGCGACGGTCACCGTCTGCCACGAGCACACACAGGACGTCGGGCGCATCTGCCGCCGCGGCGACATCGTCGTGGTGGCCGTGGGCAAGCCGGATGCCTTCACGCTGCGCGGTGACATGGTGAAGCGCGGCGCCGTGGTGATCGACGTGGGCATCAGCCGCGAGGGCCGGCGGCTCACGGGCGACGTCGCCTTCGAGGAGGTGGCGGCGAAGGCGGCGCTGATCACGCCCGTGCCGGGCGGCGTCGGCCCCTGCACGATCGCCATGCTGCTGAAGAACACGCTGCAGGCGGCGCGGGCGGCCCTCATCCTCTCCCCCGTGATCTTCCACTGA
- a CDS encoding methylenetetrahydrofolate reductase, with protein MTSSAAQPAVASAAARLRAAFASSRFVITAELDSPSDASPAHLERQARAFAAYVDAVNCTDNSAAKVRMCPVAAAALVARAGLVPLVQLTCRDRNRIALQSDALGAAAVGAAGIVCMTGDPPGVGNHPEAKAVLDVSSTELMAAVRGLCQGHFISGDPIARPPDLLVGSVENPADGERSLPRLRAKIEAGAEFVQTQITVDAGAFAGWVELLRGAGLTERVRILAGVAVLRRPAMAHYLNDHVPGVTVPERVMQRLEGAEDPAAAGVEIAAELVRELRAIPGVDGVHLMSFGWNDGVRRVVDAI; from the coding sequence ATGACTTCGTCAGCGGCACAGCCGGCGGTTGCCTCGGCGGCGGCGCGTCTGCGCGCGGCCTTCGCCTCCAGCCGCTTCGTGATCACCGCGGAGCTGGATTCGCCCAGCGATGCCTCTCCCGCGCACCTCGAACGGCAGGCGCGCGCCTTCGCCGCCTACGTGGACGCCGTCAACTGCACCGACAACTCGGCCGCCAAGGTGCGCATGTGCCCCGTGGCGGCCGCGGCGCTGGTGGCCCGCGCCGGGCTGGTGCCGCTGGTGCAGCTTACCTGCCGCGACCGCAACCGCATCGCGCTGCAGTCGGACGCGCTCGGCGCCGCGGCGGTCGGCGCGGCGGGCATCGTCTGCATGACCGGCGACCCGCCTGGCGTGGGCAATCACCCCGAGGCGAAAGCCGTGCTCGACGTCAGCTCGACGGAGTTGATGGCAGCCGTGCGCGGCCTCTGCCAGGGCCATTTCATCTCCGGCGACCCGATCGCGCGGCCGCCCGACCTGCTGGTCGGCAGCGTGGAAAACCCGGCGGACGGCGAGCGTTCGTTGCCCCGCCTGCGGGCCAAGATCGAGGCCGGCGCCGAGTTCGTGCAGACGCAGATCACCGTGGACGCGGGCGCCTTCGCGGGCTGGGTCGAGCTGCTGCGCGGCGCCGGCCTGACCGAGCGCGTACGTATCCTTGCCGGCGTGGCGGTGCTGCGCCGCCCGGCGATGGCGCACTACCTGAACGACCACGTGCCCGGCGTCACCGTGCCGGAGCGGGTGATGCAACGGCTGGAAGGCGCGGAAGACCCGGCCGCGGCGGGCGTGGAGATCGCGGCCGAACTGGTGCGCGAGCTGCGGGCGATCCCCGGCGTGGACGGCGTGCACCTGATGAGCTTCGGCTGGAACGACGGCGTGCGCCGCGTCGTCGACGCGATCTGA
- a CDS encoding class I SAM-dependent methyltransferase, which yields MQIVIRSTDKLRGPKALDLNPVLSALLAAARETSTDLARLRVVGDWVQYRQNFREPVDARLICPSAAASARAYRAGLEADADSEAATEGAGAGLEIGVDLRRAASADLADLFRRALNGGAGGQQRDGCRLYLEDWKAESAGCIWAFNALYWRALGLWEQATGNEYEQALPKGESDARNVAAAQELILELFRVWDDLAAQQALPEDLYVLELGVGNGNQARVWLDEFLRLDRERHGGAYYRRLHYLMGDYSPHVLERARANVSSHAEHVSSLVLDARSLTQTLRFLSAKAFLIYISNVYDNLPTDEIVRLGGHLFRVEVRAFIAGATAERLAAEIGVAPSALPDLAGRLLHLGPALLAEAAADRFHGDPLAAVALWRALWEALRLEERYVPIEELDTYEVAPGISGEILRPIVEANGDLRMHVSNGAAASFADSMPLLHPFGVLQCHDLFVTEIDQYQSGFRGPGKYDGSVVNWVNGPLLAAIGRRRGFDVQIRRFAHRSGSNVLTLTARVRE from the coding sequence ATGCAGATCGTCATTCGATCCACGGACAAGTTGCGCGGGCCGAAAGCCCTGGACTTGAACCCGGTGTTGAGCGCCCTCCTGGCCGCGGCGCGGGAGACCTCTACGGATCTGGCGCGCCTGCGTGTGGTGGGCGACTGGGTCCAGTACCGGCAGAACTTCCGTGAGCCCGTGGACGCGCGCCTGATCTGCCCCAGCGCCGCGGCCTCGGCCCGCGCCTACCGTGCTGGCTTAGAAGCCGACGCCGACAGCGAGGCCGCGACCGAGGGCGCCGGCGCCGGCCTGGAGATCGGCGTCGATCTGCGCCGGGCGGCAAGCGCGGACCTCGCGGACCTCTTCCGCCGGGCACTGAACGGCGGCGCCGGCGGGCAGCAGCGCGACGGCTGCCGCCTCTACCTCGAAGACTGGAAAGCGGAGAGCGCAGGCTGCATCTGGGCCTTCAACGCCCTCTACTGGCGGGCGCTCGGCCTCTGGGAGCAGGCGACCGGCAACGAGTACGAGCAGGCGTTGCCCAAGGGCGAAAGCGATGCCCGCAACGTCGCCGCCGCGCAGGAGCTGATCCTGGAGCTGTTCCGCGTGTGGGACGACCTTGCGGCACAGCAGGCCCTGCCCGAAGACCTCTACGTGCTGGAGCTGGGCGTGGGCAACGGCAACCAGGCGCGTGTCTGGCTGGACGAGTTCCTGCGCCTGGACCGCGAGCGCCACGGCGGCGCGTACTACCGGCGGTTGCACTACCTGATGGGCGACTACTCGCCCCACGTGCTCGAACGCGCCCGCGCCAACGTCAGCAGCCATGCCGAGCACGTCAGCAGCCTTGTACTGGACGCCCGTTCCCTGACCCAGACACTGCGTTTCCTCTCCGCCAAGGCATTCCTGATCTATATCTCCAACGTCTACGATAACCTGCCCACGGACGAGATCGTGCGGCTGGGCGGCCATCTCTTCCGCGTGGAGGTGCGCGCCTTCATCGCCGGCGCCACGGCGGAGCGGCTGGCTGCCGAGATCGGCGTGGCGCCCAGCGCGCTGCCCGACCTGGCCGGCCGCCTGCTGCACCTGGGGCCGGCGCTCTTGGCCGAGGCGGCGGCCGATCGCTTCCACGGCGACCCGCTCGCCGCGGTGGCGCTGTGGCGGGCGCTGTGGGAGGCGCTGCGGCTGGAGGAGCGCTATGTGCCGATCGAGGAGCTGGATACCTACGAAGTGGCCCCCGGCATCAGCGGCGAGATCCTCCGCCCGATCGTCGAGGCCAACGGCGACCTGCGCATGCACGTCAGCAACGGCGCCGCCGCCAGCTTCGCCGACTCGATGCCGCTGCTCCATCCCTTCGGCGTCCTGCAGTGCCACGATCTGTTCGTGACCGAGATCGACCAGTACCAGAGCGGCTTCCGCGGACCGGGCAAGTACGACGGTTCGGTCGTGAACTGGGTGAACGGGCCGCTGCTGGCGGCGATCGGCCGGCGGCGCGGCTTCGACGTGCAGATCCGCCGCTTCGCCCACCGCAGCGGCTCCAACGTGCTGACCCTGACCGCGCGCGTGCGCGAATAG